From Longimicrobium sp., one genomic window encodes:
- a CDS encoding serine hydrolase domain-containing protein: MKRYSTLAAAALVLSAAPAVAQAPANVVPSSGAPAALPASAIGRIAQALLDAINSGDSARVRRWADTSLSESARRREPIEGQVAFLQRVQAQSGGLDVTGISRAADPLRFDVRVRRTGRPAHLLLGTGRGEPNRAEGVGVFAAAPPMEPWTRGRFSEAEIRDTIAARVAAAVARDEFSGVVRVMKGDRVVLEQAWGEAERGFHVPNNVETRFNIASMGKMFTAVAIAQLVEAGKLSFDDTLAKVLPDYPNAEAARKITIHQLLTHSAGLGPFFERPGYDRRKDYPTAASLLEVFAREPLAYEPGTRAEYSNEGFVVLGAVVERVSGENYYEYVRRHVWAPAGMTRTDAYAINDPVENLAVGYGRFDDDPLGMNPRRPNWAFLGLRGTPAGGFYSTAGDMARFAQALRGGKLVSAAMVERLTTVKEGGLRNYGYGFQVFEVDGEGVVGHDGGGGSSGINSDLYWLADGSWTVAVMGNYDAPAAQRVARAIMGFVAGH; encoded by the coding sequence ATGAAACGATACAGCACCCTCGCCGCGGCGGCGCTCGTCCTGTCCGCCGCGCCGGCCGTAGCGCAGGCGCCGGCGAACGTGGTCCCGTCCTCCGGCGCGCCGGCCGCGCTCCCCGCGTCGGCGATCGGGCGCATCGCGCAGGCGCTGCTCGACGCGATCAACAGCGGAGACAGCGCGCGCGTGCGCCGCTGGGCCGACACCTCGCTCTCCGAGTCGGCGCGGCGCCGCGAGCCGATCGAGGGCCAGGTGGCCTTCCTCCAGCGCGTGCAGGCGCAGAGCGGCGGGCTCGACGTCACCGGCATCTCTCGCGCGGCCGACCCGCTGCGCTTCGACGTGCGCGTGCGCCGCACCGGCCGCCCCGCGCACCTGCTGCTGGGCACCGGCCGGGGCGAGCCCAACCGCGCCGAGGGCGTGGGTGTGTTCGCCGCCGCGCCGCCGATGGAGCCGTGGACGCGCGGGCGCTTCTCCGAGGCGGAGATCCGCGACACCATCGCCGCGCGGGTGGCGGCCGCCGTGGCGCGCGACGAGTTCTCGGGGGTGGTGCGGGTGATGAAGGGCGACCGCGTGGTGCTGGAGCAGGCGTGGGGCGAGGCGGAGCGCGGCTTCCACGTGCCCAACAACGTGGAGACGCGCTTCAACATCGCCTCGATGGGGAAGATGTTCACCGCCGTGGCCATCGCGCAGCTGGTGGAGGCGGGGAAGCTGAGCTTCGACGACACGCTGGCGAAGGTGCTCCCCGACTACCCGAACGCCGAGGCGGCGCGGAAGATCACCATCCACCAGCTGCTGACGCACTCGGCCGGGCTGGGCCCCTTCTTCGAGCGTCCGGGCTACGACCGGCGGAAGGACTATCCCACCGCCGCGTCACTGCTGGAGGTGTTCGCGCGCGAGCCGCTGGCGTACGAGCCGGGGACGCGCGCCGAGTACAGCAACGAGGGCTTCGTGGTCCTCGGCGCGGTCGTCGAGCGGGTGTCGGGGGAGAACTACTACGAGTACGTCCGCCGCCACGTCTGGGCGCCCGCGGGGATGACGCGCACCGACGCGTACGCCATCAACGATCCGGTGGAGAACCTGGCGGTGGGATACGGCCGCTTCGACGACGACCCGCTGGGGATGAACCCGCGGCGGCCGAACTGGGCGTTCCTGGGGCTGCGCGGCACGCCGGCCGGCGGCTTCTACTCCACCGCAGGCGACATGGCTCGCTTCGCCCAGGCGCTGCGCGGCGGGAAGCTCGTGAGCGCCGCGATGGTGGAGCGGCTGACGACGGTGAAGGAAGGCGGGCTGCGCAACTACGGCTACGGCTTCCAGGTGTTCGAGGTCGATGGAGAGGGCGTGGTGGGCCACGACGGCGGTGGCGGCTCGTCCGGCATCAACTCGGACCTGTACTGGCTCGCCGACGGGAGCTGGACCGTGGCGGTGATGGGGAACTACGACGCCCCCGCCGCCCAGCGCGTCGCGAGGGCGATCATGGGATTCGTTGCGGGGCACTGA
- the fabD gene encoding ACP S-malonyltransferase — protein sequence MTGERIGLLFPGQGSQAVGMGKDLADAFPEARHVWEEADDALGFSLSRLCWEGPEDELTLTRNAQPALLAHSAAVWTVIRAVDLDVVCAAGHSLGEFSAYHAAGSLSLGDALRTVRLRGELMFESGRQRPGAMAAVLGLDDDVVEGVCREASADASVVVPANFNTPGQVVISGDADAVHRAASMLKEAGAKKVQPLNVSGAFHSPLMAVAEAGLQAQLESVEFRAPAFPVISNVTARAVSDADEARRLLIEQLTSAVRWSYAVRTMLELGVTRFLEVGTGKVLRGMLKRIDPAATEMGTELGTAAQVRAFMETAAGVGQG from the coding sequence ATGACGGGAGAGCGGATCGGCCTGCTGTTCCCCGGGCAGGGGTCGCAGGCGGTGGGAATGGGGAAGGACCTGGCGGATGCCTTTCCCGAGGCGCGCCACGTGTGGGAGGAGGCCGACGACGCGCTCGGCTTCTCGCTCTCCAGGCTGTGCTGGGAGGGCCCCGAGGACGAGCTGACGCTCACCCGCAACGCGCAGCCCGCGCTGCTGGCGCACAGCGCCGCCGTGTGGACGGTGATCCGCGCCGTCGACCTGGACGTGGTCTGCGCAGCGGGGCACTCGCTGGGCGAGTTCAGCGCCTACCACGCCGCCGGGTCGCTGAGCCTGGGCGACGCGCTGCGCACCGTGCGCCTGCGCGGCGAGCTGATGTTCGAGAGCGGCAGGCAGCGGCCGGGGGCGATGGCCGCGGTGCTGGGGCTGGACGACGACGTGGTCGAGGGCGTCTGCCGCGAGGCATCGGCGGACGCCTCGGTCGTCGTGCCCGCCAACTTCAACACGCCCGGCCAGGTGGTGATCAGCGGCGACGCCGACGCGGTGCACCGCGCCGCCAGCATGCTGAAGGAGGCGGGCGCCAAGAAGGTGCAGCCGCTGAACGTCTCCGGCGCGTTCCACTCGCCGCTGATGGCGGTGGCCGAGGCGGGCTTGCAGGCGCAGCTGGAGTCGGTGGAGTTCCGCGCGCCGGCCTTTCCCGTGATCAGCAACGTGACGGCGCGCGCGGTGAGCGACGCCGACGAGGCGCGGCGGCTGCTGATCGAGCAGCTGACCAGCGCCGTCCGCTGGTCGTACGCCGTGCGCACGATGCTGGAGCTGGGCGTGACGCGCTTCCTGGAGGTGGGCACCGGCAAGGTGCTGCGGGGGATGCTGAAGCGCATCGACCCCGCCGCCACCGAGATGGGCACCGAGCTCGGCACCGCCGCCCAGGTGCGCGCCTTCATGGAGACGGCCGCGGGGGTGGGGCAGGGGTGA
- a CDS encoding TetR/AcrR family transcriptional regulator encodes MKKVRQERSFETRDRIVAAARELFRERGFAATSAEQIAARAGVAKGTVFLHGGSKERLLLMAYEAEVVETATAALAAVDPALPMARTLEEIFGHFFQLYERDVTLARKFVKEQIVATHPENPLAPLTLDFVARLAELIARRQADGEVHPEVNPALAAQSSYALYSGVLVGWLSGWIPDPTTRDRILAGILHLHWH; translated from the coding sequence ATGAAGAAAGTTCGGCAGGAACGCAGCTTCGAGACTCGCGACCGCATCGTCGCGGCGGCGCGGGAGCTGTTCCGCGAGCGGGGATTCGCCGCCACCTCGGCCGAGCAGATCGCCGCGCGCGCGGGCGTCGCCAAGGGGACGGTGTTCCTGCACGGCGGCTCGAAGGAGCGGCTGCTGCTGATGGCCTACGAGGCCGAGGTGGTGGAGACGGCGACGGCCGCGCTCGCCGCCGTGGACCCCGCGCTGCCGATGGCGCGCACGCTCGAGGAGATCTTCGGCCACTTCTTCCAGCTCTACGAGCGCGACGTGACGCTGGCGCGGAAGTTCGTGAAGGAGCAGATCGTCGCCACGCACCCCGAGAACCCGCTGGCGCCGCTCACGCTCGATTTCGTCGCGCGCCTGGCCGAGCTCATCGCGCGCCGCCAGGCCGATGGCGAGGTGCACCCCGAGGTCAACCCGGCCCTGGCCGCGCAGAGCTCGTACGCGCTGTACAGCGGCGTGCTGGTCGGCTGGCTCAGCGGCTGGATTCCCGACCCCACCACGCGCGACCGCATCCTCGCGGGCATCCTGCACCTCCACTGGCATTGA
- a CDS encoding PaaI family thioesterase, which translates to MTTTEAAVRERAVAWEDPLVGARAARTMSGMEYLHAMLRGEYPPPPIAMTLGFTLEMAEEGRAVFVMEPAEHHYNPIGMVHGGVTATLLDSAMGCAVHTRLPAGVGYTTLEMKVNLLRAITMDTGPVRCEGTLIHIGRTTALAEARLTDAAGRLLAHATSTCLLVKP; encoded by the coding sequence ATGACGACGACCGAGGCAGCCGTGCGCGAGCGCGCCGTGGCGTGGGAGGATCCGCTGGTCGGCGCGCGCGCCGCGCGGACGATGAGCGGGATGGAGTACCTGCACGCCATGCTGCGCGGCGAGTACCCGCCGCCGCCCATCGCCATGACGCTCGGCTTCACGCTGGAGATGGCGGAGGAGGGGCGCGCGGTGTTCGTGATGGAGCCGGCCGAGCATCACTACAACCCGATCGGGATGGTGCACGGCGGCGTTACGGCCACCCTGCTGGATTCGGCGATGGGATGCGCGGTGCACACCCGCCTTCCCGCCGGCGTGGGCTACACCACGCTGGAGATGAAGGTCAACCTGCTGCGCGCCATCACCATGGACACCGGCCCGGTGCGCTGCGAGGGCACGCTGATCCACATCGGCCGCACCACCGCGCTGGCCGAAGCGCGCCTCACCGACGCCGCCGGCCGCCTCCTGGCCCACGCGACGAGCACCTGCCTGCTCGTGAAGCCGTAG
- a CDS encoding magnesium transporter CorA family protein, giving the protein MGTMRLVVDAGEREVPAEADSGRLGELLAEPGNRVWLDIADPGPAEVELLRRELGLHELALEEVTRPHERPRCSAFPGYYFIVVYAAEQSGVGFAPRELNLFWGERYLVTIHRRSPAILDVLEQSRRRWEQHEGRHGLGVASLVYTLFESLVDGYFTVEDRVRERIERIREEIFTGAEGAAADLFRLREELLRVPRLLAPTGHVLGEVLRRERAVPDALRPYFEDVQDHAEHLLAELDTYRDLLGTALDVHVFYAFNRLGLIMKRLTAVTVIIMVPNFVAGIYGMNFTHLFPPGESYWGFFVVVAFLLCMVAWGFIHSRILGWL; this is encoded by the coding sequence ATGGGGACGATGCGGCTGGTGGTCGATGCGGGTGAGCGGGAAGTCCCGGCGGAAGCTGACTCGGGGCGGCTCGGCGAGCTGCTGGCGGAGCCCGGCAACCGGGTGTGGCTCGACATCGCCGATCCGGGCCCCGCCGAGGTGGAGCTGCTGCGGCGCGAACTCGGCCTGCACGAGCTCGCGCTGGAGGAGGTGACGCGGCCGCACGAGCGCCCCCGGTGCAGCGCCTTCCCCGGCTACTACTTCATTGTCGTCTACGCCGCGGAGCAGAGCGGCGTGGGCTTCGCGCCGCGCGAGCTGAACCTGTTCTGGGGCGAGCGCTACCTGGTGACTATCCACCGCCGCTCGCCCGCGATCCTGGATGTGCTGGAGCAGTCGCGCCGGCGGTGGGAGCAGCACGAGGGGCGGCATGGCCTGGGCGTGGCGTCGCTGGTGTACACGCTCTTCGAAAGCCTGGTGGACGGCTACTTCACCGTGGAGGACCGCGTCCGCGAGCGGATCGAGCGGATCCGCGAGGAGATCTTCACCGGCGCGGAAGGCGCGGCCGCCGACCTCTTCCGGCTGCGCGAGGAACTCCTGCGCGTCCCCCGCCTGCTGGCGCCCACGGGACACGTGCTCGGCGAGGTGCTCCGCCGCGAACGTGCCGTGCCCGACGCGCTGCGGCCGTACTTCGAGGACGTACAGGACCACGCCGAGCACCTGCTGGCCGAGCTCGACACCTACCGCGACCTGCTGGGCACCGCGCTGGACGTGCACGTCTTCTACGCGTTCAACCGCCTGGGCCTGATCATGAAGCGGCTGACGGCGGTCACCGTCATCATCATGGTCCCGAACTTCGTGGCCGGGATCTACGGGATGAACTTCACGCACCTCTTTCCGCCCGGCGAGTCGTACTGGGGCTTCTTCGTCGTCGTCGCGTTCCTCCTGTGCATGGTGGCCTGGGGCTTCATCCACTCCAGGATCCTCGGCTGGCTGTGA
- a CDS encoding FAD-dependent monooxygenase, which translates to MAAGVVIVGGGIGGLTAAIALRRRGFEPRLYEAAPELREVGAGIGVPPNAVQVLDRLGLAEAVAAEGQPTRIAELRDARAGLLRRADMSYATDGRIWPTIAIHRGRLQRILAKQLPPASIHTGKQCTGVELDGDRAIVRFVDGSSTDADLVIGADGLRSVVRASIVPGARLRYSGQTSWRGVAKYHLPAEMDAVGWEVWSAGARVGFSAIGHGEVYWYATMDAPEGGTDAPGTLAANLAALAEPFPAPIPQLIGATEEARITRTDLVDLAPIATWHRGRVVLLGDAAHATTPNLGQGGAQAIEDAWVLADRLAAHQRIEPALAEYERIRMPKARMVVNLSWRFGKMMHLANPIARAARNLLFRAMPERLARRQYDALYRLNC; encoded by the coding sequence GTGGCGGCCGGCGTGGTGATCGTCGGCGGCGGGATCGGCGGGCTGACGGCCGCCATCGCGCTGCGCCGCCGCGGTTTCGAGCCGCGGCTGTACGAGGCCGCGCCCGAGCTGCGCGAGGTCGGCGCGGGGATCGGCGTGCCTCCGAACGCGGTGCAGGTGCTCGACCGCCTCGGCCTCGCCGAAGCCGTTGCCGCGGAGGGCCAGCCGACGCGCATCGCCGAGCTGCGCGACGCCCGCGCCGGCCTTCTCCGCCGCGCCGACATGTCGTACGCCACGGATGGCCGCATCTGGCCGACGATCGCTATCCACCGCGGCCGCCTGCAGCGCATCCTGGCCAAGCAGCTTCCGCCGGCGTCCATCCACACCGGCAAGCAGTGCACGGGCGTGGAGCTGGATGGAGATCGCGCCATCGTCCGCTTCGTCGATGGATCGAGCACGGACGCGGACCTCGTCATCGGCGCGGACGGCCTGCGCTCGGTCGTGCGCGCCTCGATCGTCCCCGGCGCGCGGCTGCGCTACTCCGGCCAGACGTCGTGGCGCGGCGTCGCGAAGTACCATCTCCCCGCAGAGATGGACGCCGTGGGATGGGAGGTGTGGTCGGCGGGCGCCCGCGTCGGCTTCTCCGCCATCGGCCACGGCGAAGTCTACTGGTACGCGACGATGGACGCGCCCGAGGGCGGCACCGACGCGCCGGGGACGCTCGCCGCGAACTTGGCCGCGCTCGCGGAGCCCTTCCCCGCCCCGATCCCGCAGCTCATCGGGGCGACTGAGGAGGCGCGGATCACGCGCACCGACCTCGTCGACCTGGCGCCGATCGCGACCTGGCACCGCGGCCGCGTGGTCCTGCTCGGCGACGCTGCCCACGCCACCACGCCCAACCTCGGCCAGGGCGGCGCCCAGGCCATCGAGGACGCATGGGTGCTGGCCGACCGCCTGGCCGCGCACCAGCGGATCGAGCCCGCGCTGGCCGAGTACGAGCGCATCCGCATGCCGAAGGCGCGGATGGTGGTGAACCTCTCCTGGCGCTTCGGGAAGATGATGCACCTCGCCAACCCGATCGCCCGCGCGGCGCGCAACCTCCTCTTCCGCGCGATGCCCGAGCGCCTCGCCCGCCGCCAGTACGACGCGCTGTATCGCCTGAACTGCTGA
- a CDS encoding DUF177 domain-containing protein codes for MWNDTGVELVEPLDVDLSARSVGDGVLVRGTLRTRVRQACRRCLAPVEQEVDEHVDLLFAPPEEDAEDVDDGEVYPLPARGDDLDLTGAVREQVLLQAPEFTLCREDCPGLCPTCGKDLNEGACECVPEAAESPWNALKNVKFD; via the coding sequence ATGTGGAACGACACCGGGGTGGAGCTGGTGGAGCCGCTGGACGTGGACCTGTCGGCGAGGTCGGTGGGCGACGGCGTGCTGGTGCGCGGCACCCTCCGCACGCGGGTGCGGCAGGCCTGCCGCCGCTGCCTTGCGCCCGTCGAGCAGGAGGTGGACGAGCACGTCGACCTGCTGTTCGCCCCGCCCGAGGAGGACGCGGAAGACGTGGACGACGGCGAGGTCTACCCGCTTCCCGCGCGCGGCGACGACCTGGACCTGACGGGCGCCGTCCGCGAGCAGGTGCTGCTGCAGGCGCCGGAGTTCACGCTCTGCCGGGAGGACTGCCCGGGGCTGTGCCCCACCTGCGGCAAGGACCTCAACGAGGGGGCGTGCGAGTGTGTTCCCGAAGCGGCCGAGAGCCCGTGGAACGCGCTGAAGAACGTCAAGTTCGACTGA
- the fabF gene encoding beta-ketoacyl-ACP synthase II, whose product MNRRVVITGTGLLTPVGLDVASTWEALLGGTSGAGPITQFDATDFKVRFACEVKGFEPEQYIDRKEVKRTDRFAQFAIASSVQAMREAGLDESLGEIDPTRFGVIIGTGIGGIWTFEEQHRKLIEAGPRRVSPFFVPMFIGDIAAGLVSIRYGLKGPNYCTVSACASSAHAVGNAFRSIKYGEADLMVAGGTEATVSPQTIAGFASMTALSERNDSPETASRPFDATRDGFVLGEGSGMVILEELEHARARGAKIVAEVVGYGQTADAYHITAPAEGGEGAVRAIQLALKEAGATPEDVDYVNAHGTSTPANDKNETAAIKTALGERACHIIVGSTKSMTGHTLGAAGGVEAVISALVCREGKIPPTINFHERDPDCDLDYATNGMVERPVRLALSNSFGFGGHNVCLAVKRYEA is encoded by the coding sequence ATGAATCGCCGAGTCGTGATCACGGGCACCGGGCTGCTGACGCCCGTGGGGCTGGACGTGGCGTCCACGTGGGAGGCCCTGCTGGGCGGCACCAGCGGCGCGGGCCCGATCACCCAGTTCGACGCCACCGACTTCAAGGTCCGCTTCGCCTGCGAGGTGAAGGGGTTCGAGCCGGAGCAGTACATCGACCGCAAGGAGGTGAAGCGCACCGACCGCTTCGCCCAGTTCGCCATCGCCTCCAGCGTGCAGGCCATGCGCGAGGCGGGGCTCGATGAGAGCCTGGGCGAGATCGACCCCACGCGCTTCGGGGTGATCATCGGCACCGGCATCGGCGGGATCTGGACCTTCGAGGAGCAGCACCGCAAGCTCATCGAGGCGGGACCTCGCCGCGTCTCGCCCTTCTTCGTCCCCATGTTCATCGGCGACATCGCCGCGGGTCTCGTCTCGATCCGCTACGGGCTGAAGGGGCCGAACTACTGCACCGTCTCGGCCTGCGCCTCGTCCGCCCACGCGGTGGGGAACGCCTTCCGGTCGATCAAGTACGGCGAGGCGGACCTGATGGTGGCCGGGGGCACGGAGGCCACGGTGAGCCCGCAGACGATCGCCGGCTTCGCGTCGATGACCGCGCTCTCGGAGCGCAACGATTCTCCCGAGACCGCCAGCCGCCCCTTCGACGCGACCCGCGACGGCTTCGTGCTGGGCGAGGGGTCGGGGATGGTGATCCTGGAGGAGCTGGAGCACGCCCGGGCGCGCGGGGCGAAGATCGTGGCCGAGGTGGTCGGCTACGGGCAGACGGCCGACGCGTACCACATCACCGCGCCGGCCGAGGGCGGGGAAGGGGCGGTGCGCGCGATCCAGCTCGCGCTGAAGGAGGCGGGGGCGACGCCGGAGGACGTGGATTACGTGAACGCGCACGGCACCAGCACGCCGGCCAACGACAAGAACGAGACGGCGGCGATCAAGACGGCGCTGGGCGAGCGCGCCTGCCACATCATCGTGGGATCGACCAAGTCGATGACGGGGCACACGCTGGGCGCCGCGGGCGGGGTGGAGGCGGTGATCAGCGCGCTCGTCTGCCGCGAGGGGAAGATCCCGCCGACCATCAACTTCCACGAGCGCGACCCCGACTGCGACCTGGACTACGCGACGAACGGGATGGTGGAGCGGCCGGTGCGGCTGGCCCTCAGCAACTCGTTCGGCTTCGGTGGCCATAACGTGTGCCTGGCGGTGAAGCGCTACGAGGCGTAG
- a CDS encoding acyl carrier protein, with translation MADIEQKVKDIIINELGVEPEKVTPEASFVEDLGADSLDTVELVMAFEEEFGMEIPDEEAEKLQTVGDAIKYIQSHAQAS, from the coding sequence ATGGCGGACATCGAGCAGAAGGTCAAGGACATCATCATCAACGAGCTGGGCGTGGAGCCCGAGAAGGTGACCCCGGAGGCCTCGTTCGTGGAGGACCTGGGCGCCGACTCGCTCGACACGGTGGAGCTGGTGATGGCGTTCGAGGAGGAGTTCGGGATGGAGATCCCGGACGAGGAGGCCGAGAAGCTCCAGACCGTCGGCGACGCCATCAAGTACATCCAGAGCCACGCCCAGGCTTCCTGA
- the fabG gene encoding 3-oxoacyl-ACP reductase FabG codes for MELQGQVALVTGGSRGIGLAIAEELAGAGAKVAVVARDEARAQQAAQGLSGEGHRGYGCDVADSEAVNALVKRVEEEMGSLDVLVNNAGVTRDNVLMRVKDEDWDAVVDTNLRGAFNTIRAASRGMMKRRHGRVINITSVVGITGNKGQSNYAASKAGLIGLTKSVAKELASRGVLVNAVAPGYIETDMTAELPEAARDALMQQIALGRLGRPQDIAPAVRFLAGPGASYITGQVLVVDGGMVM; via the coding sequence GTGGAGCTACAGGGGCAGGTGGCGCTGGTGACGGGGGGCTCGCGCGGGATCGGGCTGGCGATCGCGGAGGAGCTGGCCGGCGCCGGCGCGAAGGTGGCCGTCGTGGCCCGCGACGAGGCGCGCGCGCAGCAGGCGGCCCAGGGTCTTTCCGGCGAGGGGCACCGCGGCTACGGCTGCGACGTGGCCGACTCCGAGGCCGTGAACGCGCTGGTCAAGCGGGTCGAGGAGGAGATGGGCAGCCTCGACGTGCTGGTCAACAACGCCGGCGTGACGCGCGACAACGTGCTGATGCGGGTGAAGGACGAGGACTGGGACGCGGTGGTCGACACCAACCTGCGCGGGGCCTTCAACACCATCCGCGCGGCCAGCCGCGGGATGATGAAGCGCCGCCACGGGCGGGTGATCAACATCACCAGCGTGGTGGGGATCACCGGCAACAAGGGGCAGTCGAACTACGCCGCCAGCAAGGCCGGGCTCATCGGCCTGACCAAGAGCGTGGCGAAAGAGCTGGCCAGCCGGGGGGTTCTGGTCAACGCCGTGGCCCCGGGGTACATTGAGACCGACATGACCGCCGAGCTCCCCGAGGCGGCGCGCGACGCGCTGATGCAGCAGATCGCGCTGGGCCGGCTGGGCCGGCCGCAGGACATCGCTCCGGCCGTCCGCTTCCTGGCGGGGCCGGGGGCGTCGTACATCACCGGGCAGGTGCTGGTGGTGGACGGCGGGATGGTGATGTAG
- a CDS encoding beta-ketoacyl-ACP synthase III, giving the protein MIQAARPARARIVSTGRWSPPRVVTNHDLESMVETSDEWIRSRTGISERRIADKDTGAADMGAAAARIAMERAGITAGDVDILLVSTATPDRLLPSTACDIQALLGAANAAAYDYASACSGFLYGLSLAEAHIAAGQAETVLLICTEKMSSIIDWTDRATCVLFGDGAGAAVIRAADGDGRGILSGYFKSDGTLAELLYRPGGGAKIPLDIAVLDERSHYVKMAGAEVFKSAVRSMCDAAGHALERAGVTGDDVDLLVPHQANVRIIDATAKYARIPQEKVFVNVDRYGNMSSASIPVALDEAVEQGRVGEGSLVLMVAFGAGFTWAANVVRM; this is encoded by the coding sequence ATGATCCAGGCAGCACGGCCCGCCCGGGCCCGCATCGTCAGCACCGGCCGGTGGAGCCCGCCGCGCGTCGTCACCAACCACGACCTGGAGTCGATGGTGGAGACGAGCGACGAGTGGATCCGCTCGCGCACCGGCATCAGCGAGCGCCGCATCGCCGACAAGGACACCGGCGCGGCCGACATGGGCGCCGCCGCGGCCCGCATCGCCATGGAGCGGGCGGGGATCACCGCCGGCGACGTCGACATCCTCCTGGTCTCCACCGCCACTCCCGACCGGCTCCTCCCCTCCACCGCGTGCGACATCCAGGCGCTGCTGGGCGCCGCCAACGCCGCGGCCTACGACTACGCCAGCGCCTGCTCCGGCTTCCTCTACGGCCTCTCTCTCGCGGAAGCGCACATCGCCGCCGGGCAGGCCGAGACGGTGCTGCTGATCTGCACCGAGAAGATGTCGTCGATCATCGACTGGACCGACCGCGCCACCTGCGTGCTCTTCGGCGACGGCGCGGGCGCGGCGGTGATCCGGGCGGCCGACGGCGACGGGCGCGGGATCCTGTCCGGCTACTTCAAGAGCGACGGGACGCTGGCCGAGCTCCTCTACCGCCCGGGTGGCGGCGCGAAGATCCCGCTGGACATCGCGGTGCTGGACGAGCGCAGCCACTACGTGAAGATGGCGGGCGCCGAGGTCTTCAAGAGCGCCGTGCGCTCGATGTGCGACGCGGCCGGGCACGCGCTGGAGCGCGCCGGCGTCACCGGCGACGACGTGGACCTGCTGGTGCCGCACCAGGCCAACGTCCGCATCATCGACGCGACCGCCAAGTACGCGCGCATCCCGCAGGAGAAGGTCTTCGTCAACGTGGACCGCTACGGGAACATGAGCAGCGCATCGATCCCCGTGGCGCTCGACGAGGCGGTGGAGCAGGGGCGCGTGGGCGAGGGGTCGCTGGTGCTGATGGTGGCCTTCGGCGCCGGCTTCACCTGGGCCGCCAACGTGGTGCGGATGTAG
- the plsX gene encoding phosphate acyltransferase PlsX — translation MRIAVDAMGSDRAPAIEVEGAVGALHDRPDITVVLVGDRAVVEAELARHPDADRSRIEVVHAPEVIDPGEAPTTAVRRKQNSSIVVGTRLVKRGEADAFLSAGSTGAVMAAAVLMLRPIAGVDRPAVGSPIPSAVGTVFLIDMGANVDTRPQHLLQFAHLGTIYAQDLMGVDDPRVGLLNIGTEPGKGNEQTLETYGLLADSPTLNFVGNVEGREVIRGACDVLVCDGFVGNVLLKFYESIAGFMAEELKREMEQQGVRLDLKRLYARLDYSTYGGAPLLGVNGVVVIAHGGSPPQAIRNGIGVAARGVERRMVEHIAKRLGDLAGTGEER, via the coding sequence ATGCGGATCGCGGTAGACGCGATGGGCTCCGACCGTGCCCCGGCCATCGAGGTCGAAGGCGCGGTCGGAGCTTTGCACGACCGGCCCGACATCACCGTCGTGCTGGTGGGCGACCGCGCGGTGGTCGAGGCCGAGCTGGCCCGCCACCCCGACGCCGACCGCTCGCGGATCGAGGTGGTGCACGCCCCCGAGGTCATCGACCCCGGCGAGGCGCCCACCACGGCCGTGCGCCGCAAGCAGAACTCCTCCATCGTGGTCGGCACCCGCCTGGTCAAGCGCGGCGAGGCCGACGCCTTCCTGAGCGCGGGGTCCACCGGGGCGGTGATGGCCGCCGCGGTGCTCATGCTGCGCCCCATCGCCGGGGTCGACCGCCCCGCCGTGGGCTCGCCCATCCCCAGCGCGGTGGGCACCGTCTTCCTCATCGACATGGGCGCCAACGTCGACACGCGCCCCCAGCACCTCCTCCAGTTCGCGCACCTCGGCACCATCTACGCCCAGGACCTGATGGGCGTGGACGACCCGCGCGTGGGGCTGCTCAACATCGGCACCGAGCCGGGGAAGGGGAACGAGCAGACACTGGAGACCTACGGCCTCCTGGCCGACTCGCCCACGCTCAACTTCGTGGGCAACGTGGAAGGGCGCGAGGTGATCCGCGGCGCCTGCGACGTGCTGGTGTGCGACGGCTTCGTGGGGAACGTGCTGCTCAAGTTCTACGAGTCGATCGCGGGCTTCATGGCCGAGGAGCTGAAGCGCGAGATGGAGCAGCAGGGGGTGCGGCTGGACCTCAAGCGGCTGTACGCGCGGCTCGACTACTCGACCTACGGGGGGGCGCCCCTTCTTGGCGTGAACGGGGTGGTGGTGATCGCGCACGGCGGCAGTCCGCCGCAGGCCATCCGCAACGGCATCGGGGTTGCCGCGCGGGGCGTGGAGCGCAGGATGGTGGAACACATCGCCAAGCGGCTGGGAGACCTGGCCGGGACGGGTGAAGAGAGATGA
- the rpmF gene encoding 50S ribosomal protein L32: MAVPKRRQSKQRQRKRRTHVKAAMPTVNACPQCGDPHQPHRVCPNCGYYRKQQRVEVEEF, encoded by the coding sequence ATGGCCGTACCGAAGAGACGCCAGAGCAAGCAGCGCCAGCGCAAGCGCCGCACGCACGTGAAGGCCGCCATGCCGACCGTGAACGCGTGCCCCCAGTGCGGCGACCCGCACCAGCCGCACCGCGTGTGCCCCAACTGCGGGTACTACCGGAAGCAGCAGCGCGTTGAAGTGGAAGAGTTCTGA